The Phacochoerus africanus isolate WHEZ1 chromosome X, ROS_Pafr_v1, whole genome shotgun sequence genome has a segment encoding these proteins:
- the NCBP2L gene encoding nuclear cap-binding protein subunit 2-like translates to MSNDLTIPRSNSCPELSQYQDQQFRGDNEEHEKLLMESSTLYVENLSIYTTEEQIFELFSRCGDVRNVFMGLDNIKKTACGFCFVEYHLRADAENAMRFLNGTLLDDRIIHTKWDIGFKEGRQYAHGRCGGQVRDEFREDANVGRGGFGSQA, encoded by the coding sequence ATGTCCAATGACCTGACAATTCCGCGCAGCAACTCCTGCCCGGAGCTGAGCCAGTACCAGGACCAGCAGTTTCGTGGCGACAACGAAGAGCATGAAAAATTACTGATGGAAAGCTCCACACTGTATGTGGAGAATCTTTCCATTTATACAACTGAAGAGCAAATATTTGAGCTCTTTAGTAGGTGTGGTGATGTCAGGAATGTCTTTATGGGCCTggataatataaagaaaacagcatgtggtttctgttttgtagaataCCATCTCAGAGCCGATGCCGAAAATGCCATGCGATTCCTAAATGGGACCCTCCTAGATGACCGTATTATCCACACAAAATGGGATATAGGTTTTAAAGAGGGCAGACAGTATGCCCATGGCAGGTGTGGGGGCCAGGTAAGAGATGAATTTCGTGAAGACGCCAATGTTGGTAGAGGAGGCTTTGGAAGTCAGGCTTAG